The following are encoded in a window of Candidatus Woesearchaeota archaeon genomic DNA:
- a CDS encoding radical SAM protein, which produces MNKKNNQKRSPPDLIGMDFSQQQMEGAVKNKNALVLGLQYGHGCELACIMCYAAEGKEILQMVGSDNPKPLSLDDYARMFGQAKDIGIDAVHISGEGDPLINLDEFFDLLSLAREHDLLPVVYSHCAKVDRDIAKRLDEFGASVIGKLHSLNPKINEFLVGNSDVYNYVQVGGGWIPENMLFLMERGLGEQNRLGANCIVMSANYSEAENVWEFMRSQSIIPMMEFMVLSGNAKDYYKMDVGAADRVKLHRRIYELDQSMGLEYDFSLGPFLGHRKCDSRPIILLDLFGNARLCVSSYEEFGNFRDQELGELVESHYRLEESLGRNYGNEGVFCECAKYCKDKIRCQEK; this is translated from the coding sequence ATGAATAAAAAAAATAATCAAAAGAGAAGTCCGCCTGATCTTATTGGTATGGATTTTTCACAACAACAAATGGAAGGTGCAGTAAAAAACAAAAATGCACTTGTTTTAGGATTACAGTATGGACATGGTTGCGAATTAGCTTGTATAATGTGCTATGCTGCAGAAGGAAAAGAAATTTTGCAAATGGTTGGGAGTGATAATCCAAAACCGTTATCGCTTGATGATTATGCGAGAATGTTTGGGCAAGCAAAAGATATTGGAATTGATGCAGTGCATATTTCGGGTGAAGGAGATCCGCTCATAAATCTTGATGAGTTTTTTGATCTTCTTTCGCTTGCAAGAGAACATGATCTTTTACCTGTAGTTTATTCTCATTGTGCAAAAGTTGATAGGGATATTGCAAAAAGACTTGATGAATTTGGAGCATCAGTAATAGGAAAACTTCATAGTTTAAATCCTAAAATTAATGAGTTTCTTGTTGGAAATTCTGATGTTTACAACTACGTACAAGTTGGTGGTGGGTGGATTCCCGAAAATATGCTTTTTTTAATGGAACGAGGTCTTGGCGAACAAAATAGACTTGGTGCGAATTGCATCGTTATGAGTGCAAATTATTCTGAAGCAGAAAATGTTTGGGAATTTATGCGAAGTCAAAGTATTATTCCTATGATGGAATTTATGGTTTTGTCTGGAAATGCTAAAGACTACTATAAAATGGATGTGGGTGCAGCAGATAGAGTAAAATTGCATAGGCGAATATATGAGTTAGATCAAAGTATGGGCTTAGAATATGACTTTTCATTAGGTCCATTTCTAGGTCATAGAAAATGTGATAGTCGACCAATAATTTTATTGGATTTATTTGGGAATGCCCGACTTTGTGTTTCTTCGTATGAAGAATTTGGTAATTTCAGAGATCAGGAATTAGGAGAATTGGTTGAAAGTCATTATCGACTCGAAGAAAGTCTTGGTAGGAATTATGGGAATGAGGGCGTGTTTTGTGAATGTGCCAAATATTGTAAAGACAAAATTAGATGCCAAGAAAAATAA
- a CDS encoding 4Fe-4S dicluster domain-containing protein, which produces MAHKTSKNYINLQERLDMSPQGAPASDSLFKILEILFTEKEAKLVSVLPINLFQAKKAAKIWKTTEEEAVKVLNGLADKGILFDLKRGEENHYILVPTMAGFFEFSLMRTDGKFDRKILSELFHQYINVEEDFLIRVLGSNPNIARTLVHEDKIQEKDFSEVLDYEKASNVIDTASCITVGTCYCRHKMEHMGKACDKPQNVCLTFNHAATSLSKHGVAKEISKKEAHKILDKCVKLGLVQIGDNVQNKVGWICNCCGCCCEALLAYKHLGYNMKIHSNFVSVVNAPDCIGCGICVKKCPVDAMKMDKKKKVVVIDEKSCIGCGVCTRFCPKTCLKMDRRKELNFTPVDSFDRFVRTAMNQGRLQNLIFDNRSLWTHNMLRRFLKFIFELGPAKRAIANHQLQSRFIGLITKLKYNK; this is translated from the coding sequence ATGGCACATAAAACATCAAAAAATTATATTAATTTACAAGAAAGGCTTGATATGTCTCCTCAAGGAGCTCCGGCATCTGATTCATTATTTAAAATTCTTGAAATTCTTTTTACAGAAAAAGAAGCAAAGCTTGTATCTGTTTTGCCTATAAATTTATTCCAAGCTAAAAAAGCTGCAAAAATTTGGAAAACAACAGAAGAGGAAGCAGTTAAAGTTTTAAATGGTTTGGCAGATAAAGGAATTTTATTTGATTTAAAGCGAGGTGAAGAAAATCATTATATTCTCGTGCCTACGATGGCAGGTTTTTTTGAGTTTTCGCTAATGCGTACTGATGGCAAGTTTGATAGAAAAATTTTATCTGAATTATTTCATCAATATATTAATGTTGAAGAAGATTTTTTAATAAGAGTTCTTGGAAGTAATCCTAATATTGCGCGTACATTAGTTCATGAGGATAAAATTCAAGAGAAAGATTTTTCTGAAGTTCTAGATTATGAAAAAGCGTCAAATGTTATTGATACTGCCTCATGCATTACTGTTGGTACTTGTTATTGTCGTCATAAAATGGAACACATGGGTAAAGCCTGTGACAAACCTCAAAATGTTTGTTTGACGTTTAATCATGCTGCGACTAGTTTATCAAAGCATGGTGTTGCAAAAGAAATTTCTAAAAAAGAAGCGCATAAAATTTTAGACAAATGTGTTAAATTAGGATTAGTTCAAATTGGGGATAATGTTCAAAATAAAGTTGGGTGGATTTGTAATTGTTGTGGTTGTTGTTGTGAAGCACTTCTAGCTTACAAACATCTCGGGTATAATATGAAGATTCATAGTAATTTTGTATCTGTAGTTAATGCACCTGATTGTATTGGTTGTGGTATTTGTGTAAAAAAATGTCCTGTCGATGCAATGAAAATGGACAAAAAGAAAAAAGTCGTAGTAATTGATGAAAAATCTTGCATTGGTTGTGGCGTTTGCACACGTTTTTGTCCTAAGACTTGTTTGAAAATGGATCGTCGTAAAGAATTAAATTTTACTCCTGTGGATAGTTTTGATCGTTTTGTTAGAACTGCGATGAATCAGGGAAGACTTCAGAATTTAATTTTTGATAATAGATCTTTATGGACTCATAATATGTTAAGAAGATTTTTAAAATTTATTTTTGAGTTAGGACCTGCAAAAAGAGCTATTGCAAATCACCAACTTCAATCTAGATTTATTGGTTTAATAACTAAACTCAAATATAATAAATAG
- a CDS encoding minichromosome maintenance protein MCM, whose product MKTSDVVSCWENFIENNCLEALENQIRLKNFWMNINFNKIMKFEPEFANYILDNFQTSLEIGELIILKKYNLLEFEVRLVNLPKSCEINISELRSENLDKLIVLEGIIKQKSNVRPKLVASKKECSLCRNIIVFEYFGEKLKFFKKCSCGNNGFLREISSKLIDEQLLLLEESLETFKGFAPKQIKLILEKDLTSHLLDMNSPPGSKIKVVGEVRKVPIISRDREKLAHFDTLIKVNSFEILTENFFDVLKPEERELFIKKSKELNFEKKLIESFAPGIYGHENVKKALMLCLVGGSKDKFSRNDLNLLVSGEPGIGKSCLAKFFKKISPKCRIASGESSSGVGLTATVLRDELTGGWTIQAGLLPLCNNGHVVLDEIDKLRPEELQSLQSALASQEIHISKATVSGTLPCKVGVFAICNPKEGYFDKDNSLFEQLNINSTLLDRFDLIFFLKDIPSSNDKKIAETIISREKSTPCFDELFLKKYLLFCTSHKIKWTDELNEFSKKLYQKIRNASYQKSNLRANPRTFESLRRLSTANAKLRLAEFVSKDDVMTAFYLLNSCFNFIDEANSNNIVEEEEVL is encoded by the coding sequence ATGAAAACGTCCGATGTTGTAAGTTGTTGGGAAAATTTTATCGAAAACAATTGTTTAGAAGCATTAGAGAACCAGATACGGTTAAAAAATTTTTGGATGAATATTAATTTTAATAAAATTATGAAATTTGAACCAGAATTTGCTAATTATATTTTAGATAATTTTCAAACAAGTTTGGAAATTGGCGAGCTAATAATTTTAAAAAAATATAATTTATTAGAATTTGAGGTTAGGTTAGTTAATTTGCCCAAAAGCTGTGAAATAAATATTTCAGAATTACGAAGTGAGAATTTAGATAAATTAATTGTTTTGGAAGGTATAATTAAACAGAAAAGTAATGTTCGCCCAAAATTAGTTGCGAGCAAAAAGGAATGTAGTCTTTGTAGGAATATTATAGTGTTTGAATATTTTGGTGAAAAATTGAAATTTTTTAAAAAATGTAGTTGCGGGAATAACGGTTTTTTACGTGAAATTAGTTCAAAATTAATAGATGAACAACTATTGTTATTGGAGGAAAGTTTGGAGACTTTCAAAGGTTTTGCTCCAAAACAAATAAAATTAATTTTGGAAAAAGACTTAACAAGTCACTTGCTTGATATGAATAGCCCTCCAGGAAGCAAAATAAAGGTTGTAGGTGAAGTTAGGAAAGTTCCTATTATTTCCAGAGATAGAGAGAAATTAGCGCATTTTGATACTTTAATTAAAGTAAATTCTTTTGAAATTTTAACTGAAAATTTTTTTGATGTCTTGAAACCTGAAGAACGTGAGCTTTTTATAAAAAAAAGTAAAGAATTAAATTTTGAAAAAAAACTTATTGAAAGTTTCGCACCAGGAATTTACGGCCACGAAAATGTGAAAAAAGCTTTAATGTTGTGTTTAGTTGGGGGAAGTAAAGATAAGTTTTCTAGGAATGACTTGAATTTGTTAGTTTCTGGAGAACCAGGCATTGGGAAAAGTTGTTTGGCTAAGTTTTTTAAAAAAATTAGCCCTAAATGTCGTATTGCAAGTGGTGAGTCAAGTTCGGGAGTTGGTTTAACTGCTACTGTATTGCGTGATGAGCTAACAGGTGGTTGGACTATCCAAGCAGGGTTGTTACCGTTATGCAATAATGGCCATGTAGTTTTAGACGAAATAGATAAATTGAGGCCAGAAGAATTGCAGAGTTTGCAAAGTGCACTTGCGTCACAAGAAATTCACATATCGAAGGCAACTGTTTCAGGAACGTTACCGTGTAAAGTGGGTGTTTTTGCTATTTGCAACCCTAAAGAAGGATATTTTGATAAAGATAATTCTTTATTTGAACAGCTCAACATAAATTCAACGCTGTTAGATAGGTTTGACTTAATTTTCTTTTTGAAAGATATTCCAAGTTCTAATGATAAAAAAATTGCTGAAACAATTATTTCTAGAGAAAAAAGTACGCCTTGTTTTGATGAACTTTTTTTAAAAAAATATTTGTTGTTTTGCACTTCACATAAAATTAAATGGACTGATGAACTTAATGAATTTTCAAAAAAATTATATCAAAAAATTAGAAATGCGAGTTATCAAAAAAGTAATTTGAGAGCGAACCCAAGAACGTTTGAGTCTTTACGGCGTTTGAGCACAGCTAATGCAAAGCTCAGGTTAGCAGAATTTGTTTCTAAAGATGATGTTATGACTGCATTTTATTTATTGAACTCTTGTTTTAATTTCATTGACGAAGCAAATTCTAACAACATTGTTGAAGAGGAAGAGGTTCTATGA
- a CDS encoding type 1 glutamine amidotransferase-like domain-containing protein, with amino-acid sequence MIILCSQDIEVFDTLKDVNRVAFIGNAKDMYEDKSGLEKWRDFFRSRGKELDDVDLRDFNAESILEKLTQYDLMYFAGGNAFVLLEAIKESGLDAVLGKILAAGVIYLGQSAGSVVMGKSIYYLTEMDDPSFAKKLTDYSGLGYVDCVIVPHADNPKYAGAVEAIRRMHSGKVNLKFLDEKEYIVIE; translated from the coding sequence ATGATAATATTGTGCTCGCAAGACATAGAAGTGTTTGATACTTTGAAAGATGTTAATAGAGTTGCATTTATAGGTAATGCGAAAGATATGTATGAAGATAAATCTGGTTTAGAGAAATGGCGTGATTTTTTTCGTTCTAGGGGAAAAGAATTAGATGATGTTGATCTTCGTGATTTTAATGCGGAAAGTATTTTGGAAAAATTGACTCAATATGATTTGATGTATTTTGCGGGAGGTAATGCATTTGTATTATTGGAAGCAATAAAAGAGTCTGGGTTGGATGCTGTATTGGGTAAAATATTGGCTGCGGGAGTTATTTATTTGGGTCAAAGTGCGGGATCGGTAGTTATGGGAAAAAGTATTTATTATTTGACTGAAATGGATGATCCTTCATTTGCAAAAAAATTAACTGATTATTCTGGACTTGGGTATGTTGATTGTGTTATTGTTCCTCATGCAGATAATCCTAAGTATGCTGGAGCTGTAGAAGCTATAAGAAGAATGCATTCTGGTAAAGTAAACTTAAAATTCTTAGATGAAAAAGAGTATATTGTGATTGAGTGA
- a CDS encoding AbrB/MazE/SpoVT family DNA-binding domain-containing protein, giving the protein MNYSLLITLPKVFINANELKKHDEVELHLEEVGEKVKLTIEPVKKKVVFDGV; this is encoded by the coding sequence ATGAATTATTCACTTCTAATTACGCTACCCAAAGTTTTCATCAATGCAAATGAACTTAAAAAACACGATGAGGTAGAATTACATTTAGAAGAAGTTGGTGAAAAAGTAAAACTCACAATTGAACCTGTTAAAAAAAAGGTGGTGTTTGATGGAGTTTGA
- a CDS encoding HIT family protein, with the protein MTECIYCKIANNEMPCFQVFEDNLVKVFLDINPTANGHLLVIPKKHFENVFVTPDEVLGRINQVCKKMAMLCKDKLGATGVNILNASGKDAQQSIFHLHFHVIPRFENDGLDLWFHGKSKKIDQVKEIQQKLLS; encoded by the coding sequence ATGACTGAATGCATTTATTGTAAAATAGCAAATAATGAAATGCCATGTTTTCAAGTATTTGAAGATAACTTAGTTAAAGTTTTTTTAGATATTAATCCCACTGCCAATGGACACTTATTAGTTATTCCTAAAAAACATTTTGAAAATGTATTTGTAACTCCTGATGAAGTGTTAGGTAGAATCAATCAAGTTTGTAAAAAAATGGCAATGTTGTGCAAAGACAAACTTGGAGCAACAGGAGTTAATATTTTAAACGCATCTGGAAAAGATGCTCAACAGAGTATTTTTCACCTACATTTCCACGTCATTCCAAGATTTGAAAATGATGGATTGGATTTATGGTTTCATGGAAAATCAAAAAAAATTGATCAAGTAAAAGAAATACAACAAAAACTACTTTCTTAA
- a CDS encoding recombinase family protein, with product MNVAIYARVSTEEQTLEQQIEPLVNRCKAKGWAYSVYSEKISGTKTNRQQLDVLMQAVRAGEYNAIMVYKLDRLGRSLKHLIQLVEEFNKKGVQFICLSPEVDTRTAQGMFFIQIIGAVAELERELISERIITKLQHLKAKGKILGRPKGSKDKKVRRKSGYWLRWNNEKKKKKELVKE from the coding sequence ATGAATGTAGCAATATATGCGAGAGTAAGCACTGAAGAACAAACACTTGAACAACAAATAGAACCTTTAGTTAATAGATGTAAGGCTAAGGGTTGGGCGTACTCAGTATATAGTGAAAAAATTTCAGGAACAAAAACTAATAGGCAACAACTAGATGTGTTAATGCAAGCAGTTAGAGCTGGAGAATATAATGCAATTATGGTTTACAAATTGGATAGGCTTGGCAGAAGTTTAAAGCATTTAATACAATTGGTTGAGGAGTTCAATAAGAAAGGAGTGCAGTTCATTTGCTTAAGTCCTGAAGTAGATACTCGCACAGCGCAAGGAATGTTCTTTATTCAAATTATTGGTGCAGTTGCAGAATTGGAACGTGAATTAATTAGTGAACGTATAATTACTAAGCTACAACATTTGAAAGCTAAGGGGAAAATATTGGGTAGGCCTAAAGGTAGTAAGGATAAAAAAGTAAGAAGGAAGTCAGGTTATTGGTTGCGTTGGAATAATGAAAAAAAGAAGAAAAAAGAACTGGTTAAAGAATGA
- a CDS encoding tyrosine-type recombinase/integrase produces MKTEQEIDLYPQRKKEFEAKRKEIENKCNETNKKLLFDFGNHLLSIGNIKYTIAKRWRTLILIDQMLQQSFLEANIFDWRATIAQINSLELSEASKAIHRRYLKQFFNWYEDYDNRLITSDIQQRTEVIRIYKFFKKDVSSSYKKPKIDPSEVINDDDVSQILENGCSNNRERALFSLLHESGMRVGELLRIRIKNIVFNSDGTASIFIPDGKTGERGPFLFVDCVPYLRRYLDFHINKEDPRALFWYSLKKTTNGVPDHMSYPAVRKILQKIFKRAGINKKCNAHWFRHSRTSLDISKYTDSITCKKMGWVIGSKQIATYSHLNNKPVNDAIRLQKGLTSEEEVEKSKKCSCGYYIQPKIKYCSNCGRPRDVQVALTEQQKVKEATEMLMKKWVEVMGDSKERDLFELFKKSK; encoded by the coding sequence ATGAAAACCGAACAAGAAATAGACCTTTATCCACAAAGGAAAAAAGAATTTGAAGCCAAACGCAAAGAAATAGAAAACAAATGTAATGAAACCAACAAAAAATTATTATTTGACTTTGGAAACCATTTGTTAAGCATAGGCAACATAAAGTATACAATAGCTAAGCGTTGGAGAACTTTAATTCTTATTGACCAAATGTTACAACAGTCATTTTTAGAAGCAAACATATTTGACTGGAGAGCAACCATCGCACAAATTAATAGTTTGGAACTATCTGAAGCCTCAAAAGCAATACATAGGCGTTACTTAAAACAATTCTTTAATTGGTATGAAGACTATGACAACAGACTGATAACTAGTGACATACAACAAAGAACAGAAGTAATAAGAATTTACAAATTTTTTAAAAAAGATGTGAGTTCTTCCTACAAAAAACCAAAAATAGACCCTTCAGAAGTCATTAATGATGACGATGTTTCTCAAATTCTTGAAAACGGTTGCAGCAACAACAGAGAAAGAGCATTATTTTCTTTATTACACGAAAGCGGAATGCGGGTTGGAGAACTATTACGCATAAGAATAAAAAATATTGTTTTCAATTCTGATGGGACTGCAAGCATTTTCATTCCAGATGGTAAAACTGGCGAACGAGGTCCATTCTTATTTGTTGACTGCGTACCTTATTTAAGAAGATATTTAGACTTTCACATCAACAAAGAAGACCCTCGCGCATTATTCTGGTACAGTTTAAAAAAAACTACAAATGGAGTTCCAGACCATATGAGCTATCCAGCAGTTAGAAAAATTTTACAAAAAATTTTCAAGCGCGCAGGAATAAATAAAAAGTGTAATGCTCATTGGTTCAGACATAGCAGAACTAGCTTAGACATCTCAAAATATACTGACTCAATAACGTGTAAAAAAATGGGTTGGGTAATAGGAAGCAAACAGATAGCAACATACTCCCACCTAAATAATAAACCTGTTAATGACGCTATAAGACTACAAAAAGGTTTGACATCTGAAGAAGAAGTTGAGAAGTCAAAAAAATGTAGTTGTGGATATTATATCCAACCCAAAATTAAATATTGTAGCAATTGCGGAAGACCGAGAGATGTGCAAGTTGCATTAACTGAACAGCAAAAAGTCAAAGAAGCTACTGAAATGTTAATGAAGAAATGGGTTGAAGTAATGGGAGATAGTAAAGAACGAGACTTGTTCGAGTTATTCAAAAAAAGTAAATAA
- a CDS encoding DUF4190 domain-containing protein: protein MVDQNLVQWVLEKRKEKFSDENIKSYLIKYGRSEESISEVFKFVNSHSEEELKMGQPPPSEGAVIGTSHYDYFAIGAFLSVFFFPLLGLPLGIISLQHIKHNNQLKGKALAIIGLCFGALSLLIIVFYLALIVISFMGA from the coding sequence ATGGTAGATCAAAATTTAGTTCAATGGGTTTTAGAAAAAAGAAAAGAAAAATTCTCAGACGAAAACATTAAATCATACTTAATTAAATATGGCAGAAGTGAAGAATCCATATCAGAAGTATTTAAATTTGTTAATTCACACAGTGAAGAAGAATTAAAAATGGGTCAACCCCCACCTAGTGAAGGTGCAGTCATAGGAACTTCACATTATGATTACTTTGCAATTGGTGCGTTCTTATCAGTATTCTTTTTTCCATTATTAGGATTGCCCTTAGGAATAATTTCTTTACAACACATCAAACACAATAATCAATTAAAAGGAAAAGCATTAGCAATAATTGGACTATGTTTTGGAGCACTATCATTACTTATAATAGTATTTTATCTTGCTTTGATAGTTATATCCTTCATGGGCGCATAA